The Nocardia sp. NBC_01503 sequence CGACCTGGGGGTTCGAGCCTTGGAGGGATACATAGCCGTCGCCCAGGGCCGCGGCGTTCGGGGCCGTGGCGAGCAGGATCGCGCCGATGCCCGCGGCGGCGGTGGTCGTGAGGGTGGCGGCACGTGCCCGAGAAGTTGTCATGAGATCAGAAATTAGCATGCTTCACATTGATGGGAAGTCGATTGAGGCCGCGGCAAATGGGGGATTGCCGTCCGCCGCGAAAGGTGCATGGAGCTGCCGTTTCGGACCGAAAGCGCCCTTGGTTCGCGTGCGGTGGATCGTGATTCGGATCGCTCTCCGCATCGGGGCTTGACCTTCACATAGATGTCAAGGTTCGACGATGCGTGCATGACCGATCGAATCCAACTCGAAAAGCCCGAGACCACCGCGAAAGCCGCTCCGCGACTACCGATTCCGCAATTGGCGGCATTGACCACGGCGGCCTTCATCACTGTACTCACCGAGGCGCTCCCGGCCGGTGTGCTTCCGGGAATGAGCGCCGATCTGCACGTGGGAGAGTCGGCGACCGGTCAGTTGGTGACCGTCTACGCCCTCGGCACCGCGGTATCGGCGATTCCGCTCTCGGTCGCGACGGCGGGCTGGCGGCGTAAGCGACTACTGCTGGCCGGTGTGGCCGGATTCGCGGTGGCGAATACCGTGACGGCGCTGTCGCTGCTGTACCCGCTGACCCTGATCGCCCGGTTCGTCGCCGGGATCGCCGCGGGGGTGGTCTGGGCGCTGCTCGCCGGATACGCCCGTCGCCTGGTGCCGGAGTCGTTGCGGGGCAAGGCGATCGCGTTCGTCATGGCGGGCATTCCGCTGGCGCTCTCGCTCGGTATTCCGCTCGGGACACTGCTGGGTGACGCGGTGGGCTGGCAGGTGACCTTCACCGTGATGTCGGTGCTCGCGGTCATCCTGCTGGCCTGGATCTTCCCGGCGGTCCCCGACTTTCCCGGACAATCCGCCGGCAGGATCCAATTGGCAACGACCGCAAGAATTCCCGGTGTGGGCGCGGTCCTGTTCGTAACGCTCACCTTCGTGCTCGCGCACACCATCCTCTACACGTATATCGCGACCTTCCTGGACGCGGCCGGATTGCACGGGATGACCGGTGCGGTACTGCTGGTCTTCGGTATCGCCTCGATGCTCAGCATCTGGTTCACCGGCGCACATATCGACCGGCGGCTACGCGGATCGATCATCGCCGCAACGATTTTGGTCGCGGTGGCCGCCGCCGCGCTGGCGATTCCCGCGCACAATGCGGCGCTGGTCTACGTGGCGGCGGCACTGTGGGGCCTGGGCTGGGGCGGGGTCCCGACCCTGTTGCAGACCGCCGTGGCGATCGCGGGCGGCGAGGCCGCCGATACCGCCCAGGCCATGCTGGTCACGCTCTGGAACGCCGCGATGGCC is a genomic window containing:
- a CDS encoding MFS transporter; this encodes MTDRIQLEKPETTAKAAPRLPIPQLAALTTAAFITVLTEALPAGVLPGMSADLHVGESATGQLVTVYALGTAVSAIPLSVATAGWRRKRLLLAGVAGFAVANTVTALSLLYPLTLIARFVAGIAAGVVWALLAGYARRLVPESLRGKAIAFVMAGIPLALSLGIPLGTLLGDAVGWQVTFTVMSVLAVILLAWIFPAVPDFPGQSAGRIQLATTARIPGVGAVLFVTLTFVLAHTILYTYIATFLDAAGLHGMTGAVLLVFGIASMLSIWFTGAHIDRRLRGSIIAATILVAVAAAALAIPAHNAALVYVAAALWGLGWGGVPTLLQTAVAIAGGEAADTAQAMLVTLWNAAMAGGGVVGGVLLNLFGPNAFPWSVLILLAPTLLVITGARRHGFPVR